One part of the Acetoanaerobium sticklandii genome encodes these proteins:
- a CDS encoding DMT family transporter: MHLNNLSTEELKKRRLYSNLALFLVAFLWGTTFAVSKYAFAYFTPVYMIAFRFTIGVLAMCIFFWKKISKITLKDLKGGIIVGIIFFIAFVTQLIALQYTEAGKQAFLAATYVVMAPFLYWIIYHKKPDFRTLAGAFICFLGIGLLTLNASLSISFGDGLTLFSSLFYALHIMFNGYFVEKQDPVILSTVQFAVVAIISWIFAFFFEPFPTAIGFEGIASVLYLGIFCTGLAYFLQTAAQRYTLATHAAIILSLESVFGILLAVVMLGEIFTLRMLMGCIAIFGAILITELRPSSD; the protein is encoded by the coding sequence ATGCACCTGAATAATCTAAGTACTGAAGAATTAAAGAAGAGGCGGCTTTACTCCAATTTAGCTCTGTTTCTCGTTGCTTTTTTATGGGGTACTACCTTTGCAGTCTCAAAGTATGCCTTTGCTTACTTTACACCCGTATATATGATAGCCTTTCGCTTTACTATAGGGGTACTTGCAATGTGTATTTTTTTCTGGAAGAAGATTTCAAAGATAACGCTTAAGGATTTAAAGGGCGGTATTATAGTCGGAATTATATTTTTTATAGCCTTTGTAACTCAGCTAATTGCACTTCAATATACTGAAGCTGGAAAGCAAGCTTTTCTTGCCGCCACCTATGTAGTAATGGCTCCATTTTTATACTGGATAATTTATCATAAAAAGCCTGATTTTAGAACCCTTGCTGGTGCTTTTATTTGTTTTTTAGGTATAGGACTGCTCACTCTAAATGCTAGCCTGAGTATCAGCTTTGGAGATGGACTTACACTTTTTAGCTCCTTATTCTATGCACTTCATATCATGTTTAATGGCTATTTTGTAGAAAAGCAAGATCCTGTAATTTTATCTACTGTTCAATTTGCAGTGGTTGCCATTATATCATGGATATTTGCATTCTTTTTTGAGCCTTTTCCTACAGCCATAGGCTTTGAAGGGATAGCCTCAGTACTTTATCTAGGAATTTTTTGTACTGGACTTGCATATTTTCTCCAAACAGCAGCACAGCGCTATACTCTTGCTACACATGCAGCAATTATACTGAGCCTAGAGTCTGTATTTGGAATCCTACTTGCCGTTGTGATGCTAGGAGAAATATTTACTCTTCGTATGCTTATGGGATGCATAGCTATATTTGGAGCAATACTGATAACTGAGCTTAGACCTAGCTCCGATTAA
- a CDS encoding ParB/RepB/Spo0J family partition protein: MSNKKDFIKKDRFKSLEIAASRVSENISEVKDEIMETVVSRFAPKDEKLSEELQDSSVVEIDISKLSSAPEQWNFYQPLPDDKMLELVESIKDKGLMHPLVVWEQKDSYMILSGHNRKKAVEMLYEETKDSKYKAVKCNLIKMNEINEDEAREIIIDTNWIQRQLSTVEKAKSISEKYIRLGRKKHLGDGVKTRDIIAESYGISGRMVQNYLSLNQLIEEMESLLRENHITIKSAVAISRLSKDKQKWLYENFTSKQLSSPDIKNIEAKMTKTQIEKLLNAEDEYVNVNIKVPANKKAELLEKVNQWLKELN; the protein is encoded by the coding sequence TTGTCGAATAAAAAGGATTTTATAAAAAAGGATAGATTTAAATCACTGGAAATAGCTGCAAGCAGAGTATCTGAGAACATATCTGAGGTAAAAGATGAGATAATGGAAACTGTAGTATCTAGATTTGCACCAAAAGATGAAAAGCTAAGTGAAGAGTTACAGGATTCTAGCGTAGTCGAAATAGATATTTCTAAGCTTAGCTCTGCACCAGAGCAGTGGAATTTCTATCAGCCACTTCCAGATGATAAAATGCTAGAGCTAGTAGAATCTATTAAGGATAAAGGTCTGATGCATCCTCTTGTAGTTTGGGAGCAAAAGGATAGCTATATGATACTGTCAGGGCATAATAGAAAAAAAGCTGTAGAAATGCTCTACGAAGAGACTAAAGACTCAAAATACAAAGCTGTAAAATGCAACCTCATAAAAATGAATGAGATAAATGAGGATGAAGCTAGAGAAATAATTATAGATACCAACTGGATACAAAGACAGCTTTCTACTGTAGAAAAAGCAAAATCAATCTCAGAAAAGTACATAAGACTAGGCAGAAAAAAACACCTAGGTGATGGAGTAAAGACTAGGGACATAATAGCTGAATCCTATGGAATAAGTGGAAGAATGGTACAAAACTACCTTAGCCTAAATCAGCTAATAGAGGAAATGGAGAGTCTACTTAGAGAAAACCATATAACAATCAAGTCAGCAGTAGCTATATCAAGACTTTCTAAGGACAAGCAAAAATGGCTCTATGAAAACTTTACTTCAAAACAGCTTTCAAGCCCAGATATAAAAAACATTGAAGCTAAAATGACTAAAACTCAAATAGAAAAGCTTTTAAACGCCGAAGATGAATATGTAAATGTAAACATAAAAGTACCAGCAAATAAAAAAGCTGAGCTATTAGAAAAAGTAAATCAGTGGCTTAAAGAACTAAATTAA
- a CDS encoding ParA family protein, translating to MKTKVIAVSNNKGGSGKTTVAGNLAYSLMQQGKKVLLIDADMQINLTRSYDLSKNSEKSLYDALIKENSLQHYIINTKYPNIDFIISDHMLSAIDMELFTKKLRETVFERILRPVKSENSYDYIIIDTCPFLGLLNYNILVASDYVLVPVELSAFGIEGLEPLTNFFEEARLINTNLQFLGIIETKVDLRESTNDVTREILRDLFKDKVLNSYIPIDINIKKSQFAGEPLSVFTSGSRAAIAYEDLAKEVISLVE from the coding sequence ATGAAGACCAAAGTTATAGCAGTTTCCAACAACAAAGGTGGATCAGGCAAGACCACTGTTGCTGGAAATTTAGCATATTCACTCATGCAGCAAGGCAAAAAGGTACTTCTTATAGACGCAGATATGCAAATAAACCTAACACGTTCATATGACCTTTCGAAAAACTCTGAAAAAAGTCTTTACGATGCACTTATCAAGGAAAATTCACTACAGCACTACATAATAAACACTAAGTATCCAAACATAGATTTTATTATTTCAGACCATATGCTCTCAGCTATTGATATGGAGCTGTTTACAAAAAAACTTAGAGAAACTGTATTTGAAAGAATACTAAGACCTGTTAAAAGCGAAAATAGCTACGATTACATAATAATAGATACCTGTCCTTTCTTGGGGCTACTTAATTACAATATTTTAGTTGCAAGCGATTACGTCTTAGTTCCTGTAGAGCTATCTGCATTTGGAATAGAAGGACTCGAGCCGCTTACAAATTTCTTTGAAGAAGCAAGATTAATAAATACTAACCTTCAGTTTCTAGGGATAATAGAAACAAAGGTCGACCTTAGAGAGAGTACAAATGATGTCACTCGTGAAATCCTCAGGGATTTATTTAAGGATAAAGTGCTAAACAGCTATATTCCAATTGACATAAACATCAAAAAGAGCCAGTTTGCAGGTGAACCACTGAGCGTATTTACCTCAGGCTCAAGAGCAGCCATAGCATATGAAGACTTGGCTAAGGAGGTCATATCACTTGTCGAATAA
- a CDS encoding ABC transporter ATP-binding protein yields MDDKLLEIKDLVKIYGTKIQTKVLHEVSLDINKSEFMSIIGPSGSGKTTLLNIIGALDNATSGNIYFQNKDITKMKSDELASFRNLNLGFIFQFHHLLPEFTALENVIIPSWIKHKTPTKRKQQRAIELLEIVGLKDRINNKATDLSGGQQQRVAIARALINDPTLILADEPTGNLDSESTEQVYELLRNINKEFKTTFIIVTHDRHLAAKSDRVIEMVDGKINQDYLTASKGEELWHCLAPHNCLYYQQNEGKNGIAKPHNI; encoded by the coding sequence ATGGATGATAAATTACTTGAGATAAAAGATTTGGTCAAAATATATGGAACTAAAATTCAGACAAAGGTGCTTCATGAAGTGAGCCTAGATATAAATAAAAGTGAGTTTATGAGTATAATAGGGCCATCGGGCTCAGGCAAGACCACTTTGCTAAATATAATAGGAGCGCTTGATAATGCCACCTCTGGCAATATATATTTTCAAAACAAAGATATAACTAAAATGAAATCAGATGAGCTAGCTAGCTTTAGAAATCTAAACCTAGGCTTCATATTTCAGTTTCACCACCTTCTGCCAGAATTTACTGCTCTAGAAAATGTAATAATACCCTCTTGGATAAAACATAAAACTCCTACAAAGCGTAAACAACAAAGAGCAATAGAACTACTTGAAATAGTGGGACTAAAAGATAGAATAAACAACAAAGCTACAGATTTATCTGGAGGTCAGCAGCAAAGGGTAGCTATAGCCAGAGCTCTAATAAACGACCCTACTTTGATACTTGCTGATGAGCCTACAGGAAACCTAGATAGCGAGTCAACGGAACAGGTTTATGAGCTTCTTAGAAATATCAATAAGGAGTTCAAAACCACCTTTATTATAGTAACCCATGATAGGCATCTAGCGGCAAAATCAGATAGAGTTATAGAAATGGTAGATGGGAAAATCAATCAAGACTATCTCACTGCTTCAAAAGGAGAAGAGCTGTGGCACTGCCTAGCTCCGCATAATTGCCTTTACTATCAGCAAAATGAAGGAAAAAATGGCATAGCAAAACCACACAATATCTAA
- a CDS encoding ABC transporter permease → MLYEWKIALRFLKDGKAQTLFILLGIAVGVAVQIFLSSLISGLQENLIDTTIGNRAHITITAKANSNVNSPYFEYINTPKKEDKLGNYQGIIEGLQKNKEISAVSPSVVGTALYNQGESSTSLVVKGIDLELADEIYNLKSRIAQGESDIDSNRVLIGTSFANEFNLTPGDLINLSLPGESVQSFIVGGIFDLESEALNGSWIFMELSRAQRIYGLNGYISNIEIQMNEPFDADILAPRLMTLYPEIDASDWKAENAQLLTGLNSQSSSSLTIQAFVLVAIALGISSVLAVSVVQKSKQIGILKAMGATSNSASSIFLIQGGVLGFIGGIFGILIGYLLIQGFIIGTTSASGPIFNIVVKRDNLVLVVFISTMAGLISSFVPARKSSSLNPMEVIRNG, encoded by the coding sequence ATGCTATATGAATGGAAGATTGCCCTAAGATTTTTAAAAGATGGAAAGGCCCAGACGCTTTTTATTTTGCTAGGAATAGCTGTTGGGGTGGCAGTTCAGATATTTTTAAGCTCACTTATAAGTGGATTGCAGGAAAATCTCATAGACACTACTATAGGCAATAGAGCTCACATCACTATAACAGCAAAAGCAAATTCAAATGTTAATAGTCCATATTTTGAGTATATAAATACGCCTAAAAAAGAAGATAAATTAGGAAATTACCAAGGTATAATAGAGGGGCTTCAAAAAAATAAAGAGATAAGCGCAGTTTCACCATCAGTTGTAGGGACAGCTCTTTACAATCAAGGAGAAAGCAGTACTTCTTTAGTAGTAAAAGGAATAGACCTAGAGCTAGCAGATGAAATTTACAATCTAAAAAGCAGAATCGCTCAGGGAGAATCTGATATAGATTCAAATAGAGTACTGATAGGAACCTCCTTTGCAAATGAGTTCAACCTAACACCAGGAGATTTAATTAACCTAAGTCTTCCTGGAGAAAGCGTTCAAAGCTTTATAGTTGGTGGGATATTTGATTTAGAATCAGAAGCTTTAAATGGTTCATGGATATTTATGGAGCTATCTAGAGCTCAGAGAATATATGGACTAAACGGATATATATCAAACATAGAAATCCAAATGAATGAACCCTTTGATGCCGATATATTAGCTCCAAGATTAATGACGCTTTATCCTGAAATAGATGCAAGTGACTGGAAAGCTGAAAATGCTCAGCTACTTACTGGACTCAATAGCCAGTCTAGCTCTTCACTTACTATACAGGCATTTGTACTAGTAGCTATTGCTCTTGGAATCTCTAGCGTACTAGCAGTCTCAGTGGTTCAAAAATCAAAGCAGATAGGTATATTAAAGGCTATGGGAGCTACTAGCAATTCTGCCAGCAGTATATTTTTGATTCAAGGAGGAGTACTGGGCTTTATAGGTGGGATTTTTGGAATCTTAATAGGATATCTGCTCATCCAAGGCTTTATCATAGGAACTACTAGTGCCTCGGGGCCTATTTTCAATATAGTAGTGAAAAGAGATAATCTAGTATTAGTTGTATTTATCTCGACTATGGCAGGACTTATATCTTCTTTTGTTCCAGCTAGAAAATCTTCGTCCCTTAATCCTATGGAGGTAATCAGAAATGGATGA
- a CDS encoding efflux RND transporter periplasmic adaptor subunit: MKDNKKLIKNLVIAIILFVILFFGYKFFTKPKEVGYVGLTKSSYQETVLASGRVEAGESRIVTSEVASRLISLLVNEGDAVNQNTLLVKLDSSDLSKNINEAKASVGSASANYNKIVTTSYEIAQSDIEKLELELSQQARELERKTALYDSGAIPLIELEAVTDKVNLLNKQLESAKLTLNSYAPGGSEAKKASASIEQSRVALKNLEQSFGKYSYSSPIAGTIVELNVTEGEFVQPGQTLMKIVDLDDKYAQIEVDEKSITKVFVGQKAFIYPSSDTSLKLETTVREIDKSVDSEKGTVAVKLDIPVIDSDKFLLDLSITAELILNEYQDAYVIDANYLSYEQNQAYVLVEKDSVAVKQPVTVIGSGSKRIIEGDFSEDIKLLNPQEVEPGDKIKLMSEGE; this comes from the coding sequence ATGAAAGATAATAAGAAACTAATAAAAAACCTTGTAATTGCAATAATTTTATTTGTAATTTTATTTTTTGGATATAAATTTTTCACAAAACCAAAAGAAGTAGGCTATGTAGGTCTTACTAAATCCAGCTATCAAGAAACTGTTCTTGCCAGCGGAAGAGTAGAAGCAGGTGAGTCAAGAATAGTAACTTCAGAAGTGGCATCAAGGCTAATATCTCTATTAGTAAACGAAGGCGATGCAGTAAATCAAAATACTCTGCTTGTAAAGCTAGACAGCAGTGATTTGAGCAAAAACATCAATGAAGCCAAAGCTTCAGTAGGGTCAGCTTCAGCAAATTACAATAAAATAGTAACCACTTCATATGAAATAGCACAGTCAGATATAGAAAAGCTAGAGCTAGAGTTATCTCAGCAAGCTAGGGAGCTTGAAAGAAAAACAGCGCTCTATGATTCTGGAGCTATTCCATTAATAGAATTAGAAGCTGTTACGGATAAAGTTAATCTTCTAAACAAACAGCTAGAAAGTGCAAAGCTCACACTTAATTCCTATGCACCTGGAGGCAGTGAGGCAAAAAAAGCTTCAGCTAGCATAGAGCAAAGCAGAGTAGCACTTAAAAATTTAGAGCAGTCATTTGGAAAATACTCCTATTCATCACCTATAGCTGGAACTATTGTAGAGTTAAATGTAACTGAAGGAGAATTTGTTCAGCCTGGACAGACGCTCATGAAGATAGTGGATTTGGATGACAAGTATGCACAAATTGAAGTGGATGAAAAAAGCATAACAAAAGTATTTGTGGGACAAAAAGCTTTTATATATCCATCTTCAGACACAAGCTTAAAGCTAGAGACAACAGTTAGAGAAATAGATAAAAGCGTAGATAGCGAAAAAGGTACAGTAGCTGTAAAATTAGATATTCCAGTTATAGACAGCGACAAATTTCTTCTAGATTTGAGCATAACAGCTGAGCTTATCTTAAATGAATATCAAGATGCATATGTAATAGATGCCAACTATCTTTCATATGAACAGAACCAGGCGTATGTTCTAGTAGAAAAAGATTCAGTAGCTGTAAAACAGCCTGTTACTGTAATAGGAAGCGGCTCTAAAAGAATAATTGAGGGAGATTTTTCTGAAGATATAAAACTTCTTAATCCTCAAGAAGTAGAGCCAGGCGATAAAATAAAACTGATGTCTGAGGGTGAGTAA
- the htrA gene encoding serine protease HtrA, whose protein sequence is MSSKGSGFIQALIGAILGSVITMLVISQNILPFMQNINPNTQNNNPQTASINVEGDNPETIYKAVVQKAMPSVVGITTVSTQNDFFFGARQTSGVGTGVIVDERGYILTNSHVVDDGTATSVTVLFYDGSKQEAKVLWNEKALDLAVIKVEKTGLPVAELGDSDTVEVGDISVAIGNPLGLEFERSVTQGIISGLNRSIQISETESIDNLIQTDASINPGNSGGPLLNSKGQVIAINSAKISSAEGLGFAIPINIAKPIVDQFIEKGEFQRVYLGIRGVDVDYYKQATGANLNVETGIYIASVEPGSAAEKAGLKEGDVLIKFDGKDMDQMSKLVRELYSKRPGDNASIEIFRDGKTINVDITF, encoded by the coding sequence ATGAGTTCAAAAGGCTCAGGATTCATTCAAGCACTTATCGGTGCGATACTTGGGAGTGTAATAACCATGCTGGTTATATCTCAAAATATACTTCCGTTTATGCAAAACATAAATCCAAATACACAAAACAACAACCCTCAGACGGCATCGATAAATGTTGAGGGGGACAATCCAGAAACGATATACAAGGCTGTAGTTCAAAAAGCTATGCCCTCTGTAGTAGGGATTACAACAGTATCTACTCAAAATGACTTTTTCTTTGGAGCAAGACAAACCAGCGGCGTAGGTACAGGCGTAATAGTAGACGAAAGAGGCTATATCCTTACAAACTCCCATGTGGTCGACGATGGAACTGCAACTTCAGTTACTGTGCTATTTTATGATGGAAGCAAGCAGGAAGCCAAGGTGCTATGGAATGAAAAAGCTCTTGACTTAGCTGTTATCAAAGTTGAAAAAACAGGTCTTCCAGTAGCTGAGCTAGGAGATAGCGATACAGTAGAAGTAGGAGATATTTCTGTTGCTATAGGAAATCCTCTAGGCTTAGAATTTGAAAGAAGTGTAACTCAAGGCATCATAAGTGGATTAAATAGAAGTATACAAATCAGTGAAACTGAAAGCATAGATAATCTAATTCAGACAGATGCATCAATTAATCCAGGAAATAGTGGAGGCCCACTACTTAACTCAAAGGGTCAGGTAATAGCTATAAATTCTGCTAAAATAAGCAGTGCAGAAGGTCTTGGATTTGCGATACCTATTAATATTGCAAAACCTATAGTAGATCAGTTCATAGAAAAAGGCGAGTTCCAAAGAGTATATCTAGGAATAAGAGGAGTAGATGTGGACTACTATAAACAAGCCACTGGAGCTAACCTTAACGTTGAAACAGGTATTTATATAGCATCTGTGGAGCCAGGAAGTGCAGCAGAAAAGGCAGGACTTAAAGAAGGCGATGTCTTAATTAAATTTGATGGCAAGGACATGGATCAAATGTCAAAACTAGTAAGAGAGCTTTATTCAAAAAGACCAGGAGATAATGCATCTATAGAAATATTTAGAGATGGAAAAACTATAAATGTAGATATTACATTTTAG
- a CDS encoding MBL fold metallo-hydrolase, whose protein sequence is MSIRYISVASGSSGNCHYIEKSKTKILVDAGLSGKKIEEHLRQHHVDLSTLGGIMVTHEHSDHIKGVGIISRRYDVPVFATIKTWESMENCLGKIKPENKRVFTPYESFSIGDIEINPFSTSHDAVDSCGFAISDGKNKLSIATDLGCVTDKVMEYISHSELVILESNHDEQMLKMGSYPYYLKQRVLSEFGHLSNADAGDVAAKLAKLGTKAVLLAHLSQENNMPVLAYQTVASIMEEQGVYANKDMDLMVLERSRVSDIFII, encoded by the coding sequence ATGAGTATACGATATATATCAGTTGCATCTGGAAGCAGTGGAAATTGCCACTATATAGAAAAATCTAAGACCAAGATACTAGTCGATGCTGGTCTTAGTGGCAAGAAAATAGAAGAGCACCTAAGGCAGCACCATGTAGACTTAAGCACTCTTGGAGGAATCATGGTCACGCATGAGCATTCAGATCATATCAAAGGGGTAGGAATAATATCCAGAAGATATGATGTGCCTGTTTTTGCAACTATAAAAACCTGGGAATCCATGGAAAACTGTCTAGGAAAGATTAAACCTGAAAATAAAAGGGTATTTACTCCCTATGAAAGCTTTTCTATTGGCGATATAGAGATAAATCCATTTTCTACTAGCCATGATGCTGTAGATTCTTGTGGATTTGCTATTAGTGATGGCAAAAACAAGCTTTCTATTGCTACTGATTTAGGCTGTGTCACTGATAAAGTTATGGAATATATCAGTCACAGTGAGCTCGTGATTCTGGAATCAAATCACGACGAGCAGATGCTAAAAATGGGTAGCTATCCATACTATCTAAAGCAAAGAGTGCTGTCTGAATTTGGACATCTTTCAAATGCTGATGCAGGCGATGTAGCTGCAAAGCTAGCAAAGCTAGGCACGAAAGCTGTACTTTTAGCTCACCTCAGCCAAGAAAACAATATGCCAGTTCTCGCTTATCAAACTGTTGCTAGTATTATGGAGGAGCAAGGCGTATACGCAAACAAAGATATGGATTTGATGGTTTTAGAAAGAAGTCGTGTTTCAGATATTTTTATAATATAG
- the yycI gene encoding two-component system regulatory protein YycI, producing the protein MDWGKAKTYLIIAFTITNIILMFSIFTDRTDENSYFTKESYESLEQFLLQKNLNLHTELPKETPKMGTLKVEYQSFDLRDLESRFLEYKSNIEILGDKTMTLKAKRKLALFDTDHAKSDTKLFVDTYDLGKDFDLKYASFEGENLVVVYNSVYKNRFLEDSYMKFTYFPDESFEFEMLKMNPVEESKNKKIVMTSIEAVMRASNMMEENETITEVVLGYNYAQYESLSVAKTKTATAFPCWRIKTKENQYYYIEALEF; encoded by the coding sequence ATGGATTGGGGCAAAGCTAAAACCTATCTTATTATCGCTTTTACAATTACAAATATAATTTTGATGTTTAGTATATTTACTGATAGAACTGATGAGAATTCTTATTTTACTAAAGAATCTTATGAAAGCCTAGAGCAATTTTTACTACAAAAAAACCTAAATTTACACACAGAATTACCTAAAGAAACGCCTAAAATGGGTACATTAAAGGTTGAATATCAATCCTTTGACCTCAGGGATTTGGAATCTAGGTTTTTGGAATATAAAAGTAATATTGAAATTTTGGGCGATAAGACTATGACTTTAAAAGCAAAACGAAAGCTAGCTTTATTTGACACAGACCACGCAAAATCAGATACCAAGCTATTTGTTGACACCTACGATTTGGGCAAGGATTTTGATTTGAAGTATGCATCTTTTGAAGGTGAGAATCTCGTAGTTGTTTACAATTCTGTTTACAAAAATAGATTTTTAGAAGACAGCTATATGAAATTTACTTATTTTCCTGATGAAAGCTTTGAGTTTGAAATGCTCAAAATGAATCCAGTAGAGGAAAGTAAGAACAAAAAAATAGTCATGACTTCTATTGAGGCTGTGATGAGAGCTAGCAACATGATGGAGGAAAATGAAACTATCACTGAAGTGGTTTTGGGATACAACTATGCTCAGTATGAGAGTTTATCTGTAGCCAAAACAAAGACAGCTACTGCGTTTCCTTGCTGGAGAATAAAAACTAAAGAAAATCAATATTACTATATAGAAGCTTTGGAGTTCTAA
- a CDS encoding YycH family regulatory protein has translation MNMNKEKLKSNLLIFLFLSSVVLTFIKFNFIENFNLYEKNPYSYSLSLEAGLQSTLRPVQVVVRFGGNNNTKILSGRQRYYQQSKNLLKLSLSKAQGLVEVDALAYEKAKQTKSLELSFTSLNGKLLSRSFFLEKSLIESLNDITQILIPLVDENAIYIVDSGKTYKLLTSNENSLAMVNELEKSSYIKYYSLKYLFGSSSEVLVPGNEFNILYKAYDTVSSMTPEKSDEIAKDIFNERYDFINRIVETDGSNIYTYNYGQQLLKVQTNGYIEYLNENLPSKDTDVSDAVLGAMNFLTKLDIDLKSVGYEEATPVKVKGKNGYKIVFTEVIDDLRLMPNASKYKLSLIVVGDTVHSFTGIRRSILPYDLSRDQSILLPFKVLDTQFSVLSSKFNVKNGVELFDKIDDIELLYFMDNQYMLIPSWQITIEGKEYVFNGYTGEILYYGLGQS, from the coding sequence ATGAATATGAATAAAGAAAAGCTAAAGAGCAATCTGCTTATCTTTCTGTTTCTTTCATCTGTGGTGTTGACTTTTATAAAATTTAATTTTATAGAGAATTTCAATCTTTATGAGAAAAATCCATATTCCTACTCACTTAGCCTTGAAGCTGGGCTTCAAAGCACGCTTAGACCCGTTCAAGTAGTAGTTAGATTTGGAGGAAATAATAACACCAAGATATTAAGCGGCAGACAACGATATTATCAGCAGTCAAAAAATCTTTTGAAGCTTTCTTTATCAAAAGCCCAAGGTTTAGTAGAAGTAGATGCTCTGGCATATGAAAAAGCCAAGCAGACCAAAAGCTTAGAACTTAGCTTTACTTCATTAAATGGAAAACTCCTTTCAAGGAGTTTTTTTTTAGAGAAGTCTTTGATAGAGAGCCTCAATGATATAACTCAAATTTTAATTCCTCTAGTAGATGAAAATGCTATCTACATAGTTGATTCAGGAAAAACCTATAAATTGCTTACATCCAATGAAAATAGCTTAGCGATGGTAAATGAACTGGAAAAATCATCCTATATAAAATACTATTCTCTTAAGTATTTATTCGGATCAAGCAGTGAAGTTTTAGTGCCCGGAAATGAGTTTAATATCTTATATAAAGCTTATGATACGGTTAGCAGTATGACTCCTGAAAAAAGCGATGAAATAGCTAAAGATATATTTAATGAGAGATATGACTTTATCAATAGAATAGTTGAAACAGACGGCTCGAATATTTACACTTATAACTATGGACAGCAGCTTTTAAAAGTTCAAACTAACGGTTATATAGAGTATTTGAATGAAAATCTGCCTTCAAAGGACACTGATGTTTCAGATGCAGTTCTTGGAGCTATGAACTTTCTAACAAAGCTAGATATAGATTTAAAATCAGTAGGCTATGAAGAAGCTACTCCAGTTAAAGTCAAAGGTAAAAATGGATATAAAATAGTATTTACAGAAGTGATAGATGATTTGAGACTCATGCCAAACGCTTCTAAATACAAGCTAAGCCTTATAGTTGTAGGTGATACTGTACATTCGTTTACAGGAATAAGAAGGAGTATTCTTCCTTATGATTTGTCGAGAGACCAGTCTATACTTTTACCATTTAAGGTTTTAGATACTCAGTTTTCTGTACTTAGCTCTAAGTTTAACGTCAAAAACGGAGTGGAGCTGTTTGACAAAATAGACGATATAGAATTATTATATTTTATGGATAATCAGTATATGCTCATTCCTTCATGGCAGATTACTATAGAAGGCAAAGAGTATGTTTTCAATGGATATACGGGAGAGATACTCTATTATGGATTGGGGCAAAGCTAA